Genomic window (Drosophila ananassae strain 14024-0371.13 chromosome 3L, ASM1763931v2, whole genome shotgun sequence):
CTGTTGAATGCTCATCACCAGCGCCTTGAACGTAAGTTCTTGGTGGATGGTGTTCGTAACCTGCAAGTGCTGGTCTATCATCTGGAAAATGATCACCGGCGCCGAGGTGTGGTAGTAGTGTTCGTCTTGATCCGGTACCATCTCAGAGAACCATTCCTGCTTTTCCGTCTCCGCGGCCTTGGTCATCCATTCCTGGAAGTTTCGCTGCATGTTCTGCAGGTATTCGTCCTCCAGTGCCTTCAGGTGCTCCGGTCGAAGCAGAGGCCCAATAAGCTTGTGCACATCCACGTTGAGATCGGGGTGGGCCATCAGCTCCACACCCGGGTATGTGTGCGTAACCCAGGCTAGCATAGAAACGTATTCATTGCCCTCCAGCCCAGATCGCACAATGTTGTCCAGCTAAAAGGAAGAGGTTGGGTTGGAGATCGACTAATCGCAAGCAGAGAATCATACTCACGTAGCTGGACAAACCCTCATGATAGAACTTGACGTACTCTCCGAATATGTCATAGTGCGGCGGGAAGCAGGGAACACAGAGGGACTTGACCACGCGAAGATCCTCTAGGATAATCTGGCGCAGGATCTCTAGGTCTCGCACCAGCCACATCTTGTTGTCTGCTCGCTCCTCCAGCTTTGAGCCCTCGATCCTAGTGACCACCGACTGTTGCAGCACTCCCATTATCATTTTTCTCCAGGCTTTCGGCCTGCCAGGTGGCAGAAACCCTGTGACCTTTTGCTGTTGCAGCGCGAACTGGTCATTCTTCTCCTCGCGCTCTATGATCCTCAACGCAGTGACTATAATTGTTGGCTTTTTGCGCAAGGTGTTCAGCGTGCGACTGATGATCAGGCGCAGCTTCTTCTCGAGCTCTTGGGAGACGGTGTCAACCTTTTCGAAGTGACGCTTCAGGGTGATCTTGTCGGAGGCGTGTTGCTTTGGTTGCTTGTGCAGCTCGTATAGGAGATCATCCCGTGAGTTCTCCAGATCGGCGAGGCACTGATGGGCGTTGAGCAGCTTATCGTCCTCGATCAGGGCCATCGTCTTCTGCACACTCGCGTCCACGTTGAAGATGTGCTTCAGGTTCTCCATAGCGGTGGCGTACTGCGAGTGCTTCGTGTTCTCCTCCCTCACCACCTCGAGGGCATCGTACACTTCTGGTACCCCCTGGAGGAGGCGTTCCACCTCGCCCATCCTTTTTCGCACCTCCTTGACATCCTGCATACAGGTCTCCAGTTGCTTAAGGCCCACCCTTACGCCATCCAGTTGGTTTTGCATCCCGGTCTTGAGGAGCGCCTCTACGGAGGCCTTCTTGCGGGCAATGCGGTGTCGGTACTGCTCCACCTTCTCCAGTTGCCCGGGTCGCTGCAGCATGTTCTGAATGTCCTTTAAGGCCGCCTGGCGGGCCTCCTCCTCCAACTGCTGCAGGTCCATGACGTCctattctgttttttttcctccaatGTTTTGACTCAATCTTCGCCAGCAGAGGGCGTTTCAGTGAGACCGTTCCACGCCATGGCGGAAATCCCTAACCAAAGAAAGTACAGTAAACTTTCGAAATAATGAAAAGGGGATAAAATATAGatgtttttaagtgaataATGTCTTATATTCTTTAACGACtatctattttttaaaaattaaaatgatttaAGAATTTATTGTATAAGAAAGTTTACTTATATAGGAAAGTTCAACTGTAGGGTCGATAAAAGCTCTCCACCTGCCTATCGCCATCGaattctttgtttatttattttccgaCCAACTTCCGAAACGTAAACAACGCCCCAAAAGATGAGTCTGCAAGAGGAGACTATTCTGCAGTTTGCACCATGGGAATCCTTCGTGTCACCCACATTCTGGCACAAACTGGCGGAAGTGAAACTCGACCATGATCGTCTGTCGGATACTAAGCGCTCCATCAGTGGACACTACACGAATCGCAACGCCTCTGGATGCCTCTTGGAGGTGGACTACACAGCCTACAATAGGTTTATTCCTTTCAAATATTTGTCACCTTTTGAAATCAATAATCTACCCGCATTTCAGATCCGCACAGCCACCAAAATTCAGCCATGCAGCCGTCGgaactatttacaataaaaacACCATAGAAGAGTTCAAGGCCCTGGACAAGGTGGCGCTGCTCGCGGATGAGGGCAAGGAACTCGTAGCTGATATGCGCAGTGGCCGGGTGCTGGGGGATCCGAGTCTGCTGGCCCGCTTCTTTGTTCTCTCCTTTGCTGATTTAAAGTGCCACAGCTACTACTACTGGTTTGCCTTTCCCTGCCCTCTCACGCCCACCTTGAAGCTCCAGGGTGGGGTCCAAAAGCTGCGGGATGTCCCCAACAGCCAAAAATACACACAGGCTTTGAAGGCCCTGCCCGCTGAGTCGCAAGCCTTCTTTATCCTCTATGTGAACGAGAAGGAAAATGTTTGTGAAGCCCGGCAATTAAATAGTTTGGATGAAAAAGATGTGGAGCACTATTACTTTGGCTTCGCTGATCCCAGCGAGTACGACCATCCAGCCTGGTTGATGAGGAATTATGCTGCTTGGTTACTCAATCATTGGTTAGTAAATGGAACAAACAAATGCAACGCAACCCACTGAATCGATTTCTCTTGTAGCCCCACTTTTGTCGGCAAGAAGCTTAGGTTTCTGGGCCTGCGTTTCAATCAGAAAATGCAAGTGGACGACAGCCGCATCTGGGAGGTGATCCAGACAGAGGGCTGCGATCTGGCGGACACCATGGAGCTCAAGTTCGTGGGCTGGGAGGCAAATAAGAATGGAAAAATGGGTCCCAGAATGGTCTGCATGAGGGACAGCATGGATCCGGCAAAGTAAGCTCTTCGCTCAAGCTACTTAATTGATAGCCATTATCGGTGACCTACGTCAGTTACGTAGATGCATTGTttgatatttatatttttatctaGTGGTTTGAtggggaatttttttttttcccctagACTGGCTGAAAACTCTGTGAACCTCAACCTCAAGCTGATGAAGTGGCGTCTGGTACCTGACCTCAACCTGGAAATCATCTCGCAAACTAAGTGCCTGCTCTTTGGAGCTGGTACCTTGGGGTGTGCTGTGGCGCGAAATCTTCTGGTCAGCTTAAAAACGTCGAACCATTCATATTCTAATCACTTTTCAAATTTCAGTCATGGGGCTTTAAGCACATAACTTTGATGGACAATGGCAAGGTAGGATTTTCGAATCCAGTGCGACAGAATCTGTATACCCACGCTGATGCGGTTGCTGGCAATAGGATGAAAGCCACGACTGCAGCAGAAAGGCTTCGGGAGATAAATCCAAGCGCTGAAACTGTGGGACATGTTCTGGAGATACCCATGCCGGGTCACACAATTGGAGACTCGTTGCGTGCTCAAACGGAGGAGCATTTGAATCTCATTGAAAAGGCAGTGCGGGATCATGACGTCGTGTTTCTACTTACGGATTCGCGCGAGAGTCGCTGGCTTCCCACGCTACTCGGAGCTGCTTTCAAAAAGGTGGGTTTGTTTATAAATAGAAAACGAACTAATATATATCTTTCAGGTGGTGATTAATGCGGCCCTGGGCTTCGATAGCTACCTGGTCATGCGACATGGAAGCACCCGCGATGATTCAGGAGATGGTGGACAGGAGATTGAAGGACTCAAGTGCATTCGAGGCAGTCAGTTGGGCTGCTACTTCTGCAACGATGTCACGGCCCCCGGAAACGTAAGATCAACTAGCCATAGTGTTAGGGATTAGCACATTTATTCAAAGATTTTCAGACTATTAGTTAAGATCACTTGTTGTTAGACGCATTCGTAGTCATGGCGGGAATACTTCTCAAAGGCGGAACAGGTGGGGTCACCCGTTTGCAGATGATCCACGCCGGTTATCTGGACCACTAGGCCATTGATGCTAGTCACCTTGAAGCCCACAAGGTTGGTCATGGCATTTGGCGTACGCCAGGCGAAGCTGAAGAAATTGTAGCCGTCCACGGCGGTAAGGACTTCTCGTTCCGTGAAGGCCAGAGCCAGCTTGAACTGTTGGTTGAACACGAAGGGAAAGCCCCCATGGCGCTCCTCAGTGCCAAACCTTGAAAGATAAAAGTGATTTAGGCTAGTCGTCAGATATTTCTCAATCTTACTTACTGGAAGTTCCTGTCCATGGAGTTCCTCACCACAACCTTTTCGTCGAACCGCACGCTGAAGTGCAGCTCCTCGCGCTTGGTGTCCGAGTCCATGAACTTGATGATGAACTGgccctttttgttttcaaaacaaCGGGCGGTGATAACGAGCACATGGCCAGGACTAAACAGGATCGGGACGTCGTTGCTGAAGGCTTTGAAGTAATCAGAAGCGTGGATGGCGGGCCAGGGATTCGGGAACACTGTGCGATGATCCACCTGCTTAATGACCTGAATCTGGTCGCGAATCTCCAATGCCCGGATGGCCCCCAATGGCATCCTGTACCTGAACTTGCAGAATTCTCTGCTATTTATGGAGATGTGGAAGCAGTCCTCGCAGGCCAGGATGTACACCATGAAGAATTCTCCACTGACGATGGGATTCGGCAGCGTAATGTTGTCCATCACCTGGGTCTCCTCCTCACCCCAGGAACCGTTCACTTTCGCATTCCTAACGATTACATCGTTGCGGAAGTAACAGGAGAACCGGAGCCCGATGTCTGCATCGGGATTCACCGAGGTCTTCGCCGAGCACAGGTTGATGTGGAACCTTGAAAACAAAGTTGTAGGAGCATTAGAGCATTAGTCACGGCCCGATAAGAAATCCAGGCTGACAAGTAATTAGTCACATAAAAGGTGTGAAAATGGAACAGGAATCCAAATCCGAATCAGGAACACTTCTTACCTGGCTGCTCCGTCGATCGTCTTGGCCACAATCTCCAGTACATGTCCGAACTCCAGTGGATGGGAGAGATTGCCTGCGTATTCCGTTAGCATGTTTCCTTGATTTTCACGTTACCACTTCCAACCGATCACACTATCGGCTTCCCACTGACCGAAAATCATTTATAGTAGGGCCCACGGGAGAGTCCGAGGTTCTCCGGTACTCCACTCCACCCCGGAACTTTATCTAATCAGCGTGTGGAGGTGGGAGCGGTGGCGGCAAAACACAAGTAACTCAAGTAACCGATAGAACCGCGAACATTACTCAACTTTGTATTTGGTGTATTAGCTCCGCTGTTTATTTTGTTCTCGCCTGGAGACGTCATCTGTGTTTGCCTCGTTTGTTGACACGGGAAAGCTTCGAGCCGGAGCTTTTGCTCTTTCCACTGCACCGGAGCCCAAGCTTACGTACCATCTATATTCTATCTCTTTTTAGTCGCTCAAAGATCGCACGTTGGACCAGCAATGCACCGTGACACGACCCGGAGTATCGAACATCGCCGCTAGCTACGCCGTGGAGCTACTGGTGGCCCTGCTCCAGCATCCGCTCCGGGACCAGGCACCGGCCTACTACGCCCAGAGTGGGAAACCAGAGGAGGCGGACGGCAAGGTGCCGGAGGGTCTGTTGGGTATTCTGCCTCACTCCGTCCGGGGAATGCTGTGCAACTATGAGAACATTCTCCCGGCCACCCAGAAGTTTGCTCAGTGCATAGCCTGTTCTAAGGTTGGACCTGCTATAACATCTTTCTTAAttgtattattaattaatttttattttcagccCGTGTTGGATGCCTTTAGAAGTGACGGGCACTCCTTCCTCTTTAAAACATTCGAAACAGCCAAGTATCTGGAGGATTTGACCGGGATCTCAGAGTTCACAAGGTTAAATAGCGAGGTGGGGCATTACTTCTACTTTATAAATCATTTTATAACCAATTTCAAATACTTTTTTTCAGATAATTGACTTTGATGATGATGAATTTGATATGTCGGAGGAGGATGAGGATTGAAACTCCATAAACActatttccatttattttacaatagCTTATGGAGGTCTAGTGATTCCACATTGCAATTTTAAACTGGAATTTATATGCATTTAGAGTCTATTGCCTTTAATGTAGGCCCTATACCAAAAATTTGTGTGaattttaatgcaattttCTAGTCGTTAAGTAAAAAGTGAGCATTTTCTGAATATATTTCAACTATGTGTTACTAAAATAGTTCTCAATCGAAAGATTTATTCGGTGATTCAAATAGAAACAATTaataaaagctgaaaaacATATTTCCGTCAATTTACAAGTCGCAGCCTATTGGCCTTTGAACTGTATATAGTATAAGAACGCGCTTTCCTACTGATAAGAACCTATCATCGAAAcgcaaaaatattattctatTATTTGTGATCTGAGAATTCCCAGCTTTTGCGGttgacaaatatttgtttgagTTTTTAACGGTCAATGAAATTGTTATTAGCTGCATTCTCAAGGCAACCAAATACGCAGAAATCAAGATGAATCTGCTGGTGTTGAGCTTCTTTCGgaatatgcaaattttttaCATAGTGGCTATGCCAAAAGAATAGTTCAAAGGTGAATAAACTTGGCTAGAAAGCCACGAGCTGATGGGGTATGCTAATCTATTGATCGGAATGCCTAAAAATGGGGGTAAAAAACAGCAGACCAGATCTTTCTGTTACTTCTACGAATATGTGATATAATGGAGCCATTATCCTTATATGTTTTCAACCCAATATAACACTTGTATTTACTTAAAATCTACCTCTGAATAGCTCTGGGCCAAATAGTTCGAGTTAAACAAATATTGGCAAGCGGCACTTGACATACAATTGAAGCAAACATTTCGAAAGGCATTTCATCAGATGACCCCAGGGCACATTTGGAGCCAAGAATGCCACAGTCCAGAGCCGCCACAAAGGCTCTCGGCCATTTCTCTTGGCCAAGACAAtaccaaaaaatgcaaataagaAAGAAGACCAGCAAAAAACGGCACGACTCCATAATTAATAGTTGGGTCGGGAGGGGGAAATATCTGGCCGCTCAACCTCGGATCTtttcggatcggatcggatcggagtAGCATAAATTTCTGGCCAACTGGGTAAACAAAAACACCGTCGAGTGGAATCGACCTGGTCGAGTGAAACGGCTTGGATCTCGTCTCGCTGCGACGAAAAGCGCTCAAAATGCCATTCGAGCCGCGATGCCTCTGCCGGCGTCGATTTTTGTCACTCGAATTGCGTTTTGAGCCGAAAGGGGCCTTTGCTGGCCAAGATCTCCATAAATTGGTGAAAGATATCCAAACCAGCACACAAACTAAGTGGCGCGCATCCAAGTGGCAGCTATCCTCGTTCAAAGTCTCTAAAAAGTGCAAGTTGAAGTCCTGAAACAGAAAgtcatttttaaaaagtgaattttttttaaatccaacAAAATTATTCAGTTcttattaataaaatagtgtgcataaaatatttaaaaaaaaatggtaagtCCTGAATCCTTAAGGGCTATGACTTCAAAAGAAGAAGTAGGGACtagttttatttatgttttttttaagaaaagtcTGGAAACTTGAAATGTTTAGAAATCATcttatttgaaaattatttttgagacTGGAATATATTTCTTTCTGTGCACTTTTCCTGATTCCATAATTTGAAAATTCCAATCTCTAGTTTAACGAACTCCTCCGTCTGGCTTTGAAAATTGCCTTCGGCTGTCAGTTTCAgacaattttctttttcaaactGTTTGCTTATTTCATATTGACGCAAATGGGTGATCcgcagagttttatttttttagctttGACTTTGCCATTGGCCTTAACTTGTTGCGAAAGTTGCTGCCAAGCTGGCAGTTTCAGTTTATGCTTTTTGGCCATTGCCGAACTATGAATTTTCAGATGTGGTATGTGGCAGCCAGGGTGAAAATGGTTAATTGCAGGGCCAGTAAAAAAGTTATAGCCTTGTTGTAATTGCAGTCGACATGGAAAGTGTTTAACCAAAGTTAGTTTCCACTTTAAATTATGCAACTAGTTTTTAGAGGCTTTGGAAAATGTCATTTTTAAGACAGCTTCTCAACAATGAAAGAATTTTAAGCCAGAAACCCCAACAAAAGAATCTTAATcctttgtttttaataaaaatttgtaaaaggAGAAAGTTAGGTCATTTGAATTAGTCATTAATGCATCTCCTGAAACACAAAGAAGTGACAGACACTTTAAGGGCTTTTGTTAAATGACAAATATtcagaaattaaaaagaatCTGAATCTCTTACCTGAAAGTAGGCAATgaattttcacttttcttcTTAACAAAAGTATCTGAATCTTTAATTGCTGCTTTGAACGCTAATTTAGCCAACTTTGACCTCGTTGGGGGAgaaagtttgcattttgatggCAGAATTTGAATGTGTTTACAAACCAAGGAAAACATGGTAAATTATGATAAGATGGTGTTTCTATTTTGATGGTAAAACCCCACAGGACCCGTATGTTTTGTTTAAGAAAAAAACCACCGTTCTGAGATCTTGGGTTTTTGAGATCTTGGAATGCGTCAGCAGCTAGATCCAGGCAAACCAAACCAGCTAGCCcctatcaaaaaaatatttgggcACGGGCTGATAatcaaaaatttgttttttattcgcGATGGAAGCCCATTAGAACGCCATTAACCTCTGGACCAGAATTTCAGGCGCATCTGTTGAACCCCTCCTGGCAACATTCGagctttattttatatatgtgCGTTTAAATGGGCAAATCTCCCACTTGAATTGATAGCGATAATCACTGGCGTCGGCTTCTggtgtttttttgttattgtttttgacTTGTCCCATGGATTTACGTATGATCCGTGTAGATTATATAGCTGGACCAGGGGAGCAAGATCTCCAGAAACCGGGGTGTCAGTTCAGTTGAGTTTTCGATCCGTGGTGGAGCGCGTGTGCCTGATTTCCAGAATCAAATTCAATATTCATTTTAATACAGAATCCAATCGGAAACATATAATATATCAGCCATCAGCTATCAACAATCAGCTAGCATCGATCATAGAACGTAATTCATCTAAATCAATTTGAGAAATGATCTCTATAGGCGGTAGTTTTCCACTTAGACTGATGCACCACCTCCCACTTCCAGGTTAATCAGAGCAAGCCCAAAATGGCCCTGTCCAAGATCGATTCGGAGATAGAGCAGGTCGACCAGGAGAAGTACCTGCGTCAGGCCACCAACTACTACCAGGCGCTGGAGAAGCCCCTCAAGTACGGCCCAGTGGTGGAGACCCTTCCGGACCTGATTGCTGCCCTGCATCGCGAGTTCGAGTCCAACTACGTGAATATTGAGATGGTCAATCACCTGATGCTCTCCTACAAGTCCAACGAGCGGGAGTGGCGCAAGTACGCCAAGTTCGATCGTTATAGCTACACCCGCAACCTGGTGGATGCTGGCAATGGAAAGTTCAACCTCTTGATCCTGTGCTGGGGCGAAGGTCACGGCTCGTCGGTGCACGACCATGCCGACTCCCATTGCTTCATGAAGATGCTGAAGGGAGATCTGCGCGAGAAGCGCTATGAGTACCCCAATAGACCCGGCAGGACCACTGCTCGTACCCATCATCCCGATGGCGAAATTGATAGCCGTGAACTGGTGGAGATCGGTGAGACCCCGATCGCCGTCAACGATGTGGCTTACATTAATGGTGAGGAGATTAGAAATTACCAAAGGGGGCTTACCACTAACATTTACTATTCCATCAGATAACCTCGGCCTTCATCGCGTGGAGAACCCCAGTCACTCGGATACCTCCGTCTCCCTGCACCTCTACTGTCCTCCCTTCGACACCTGCTCGGTGTTCCAGGACAACTTGAAGAAAAGCACTGCCAAGGTCACCTTCTGGAGCAAGTATGGTGTAAGGACGAAGCTCGACGAGCAGTAGATCCTCGAAGTAGCCAGAGCGCATTGGCCAGAAGCCAGAAGCCAGATCCCCAAATACAATTATTGTTGCATATTGCTAAGAATCtttattattagatatttAAAGTGCTAGGGCCTAAGCGGTACCGGGAGATGGAAAATCGGAACACGGCGATCGATAGGAGCGCCACGTAACCACTAAAGGTTGCGTTGATAAGCCCCTTCGATAAGCAGTCCCAGCTTCCTTTTGCTGTATCTTTAGTTGTAGTTGTGtaccaaaaatattaaatacataagTTTATCATTGACAACTCCTCGAGTGGCGTATTCATTGCATCCGGGTGTGGGAAAGTGGGGAAGTGTTTGTTCTCAGGATTCCAAATAGTACCGGCTATGATTCCACGTCCATTCCCATGCTGCGAGATCGCCTGGGAGCACCTCGATCCAAGGTCTGCTTGATCGACTTGAGCAAACCGGGAATCAGATTGATGTACTTATCCACGCAGTTGCCCGTGCAGTTCTCAAACAAGTGCTGGGACCGGGACATGTCTCGGTCATTGGGATTATTGGGCAAGCTGGACCTGGCGTCGGAATTGCAATCCTGTGGAGCAAATATGGTATTAATTAAGATTTTGGtaagtgttttattttaagacTAAGGTAAGCTTAATATATTAATTGGTTTTAAGGGTTTCTTCACTAAAGGATAAGCTTAATTTGCCCTGAAActtctaaaatatatataacaactttagaattaatttaaaaatactcTTAAAAAGGATCTCCTACCCTGACGCAGTTCTGGAGACGATTTTGAAACTGTCCCAGCTCGTGCTGCAGATAGTCCTGGGCATCCATCAATGGGGCAGCACACTTCTCGATGCAGTTTTGAACGCTCTCCAGTGTCCCTCGCTCGTCGTCGCAGCAGCGGGCGGCGCAAACATGCATTCTTGACTTTAGGATCACCTCGCATATTAGAACCAATCCGGAGGCTGATGACCATTACACTTACCTGCATTCGGCGCAAGTGACTGCGGTACATGTCCTCGATCATGTCGCTAATAGCATTCTCGAGGCGTTTTTTCTGTTGTTCCACCATTTCGATAACAGAAATTTAACAATTTCGAACTAAACAACCAAGATTTCACCTTGACAGCTTTCGGTGTACAatgtttgtatattttttgttattcttAAATGTGATAGGAAAATGTAACATGATTCGGAAGATTGTAAACACTATATTGCCCGACAATTAAATATAGGATCAACAATTAAAAGCTGGTAAATTCCATTGGCTTAGACTTGAGGGATGCCGTCGGGTCCCTTTGATAGCACTTgtttcatcgtcttcatcatGCTGGGAATGAGGCCCACGTGCTTGTCCACACACTGGATGGCACAACGTTCGAACTGGTCGGTGTATTTGGCTATTTGGTCCTCGTTGGGGTTGGCCGGCATTTTCACTTTAACGTCGTCATTGCATTGCTGGAATTACGTTGCTTGAATTAGTACTTTTTCTGGAAGATAACTATGAATGTGTTGATGAAACGGGCACTTACCATGACGCAACGCTGCAGTCTTCCTTGGAATTCGCCCAGTTCGTGCTGCACGTAGTTTTGGGCCCGTGTCATGGGCGCGGAGCAGCGATCCACACACCGCTGGACGCTGTCCACGCTAGAGGTTCCATCCTGGCAGCACTTGGCCGCGCACAAGTGCATCTCATTCTGCAATTGGGAAGATGTAGATGGATTTCTCTTATGGTGAATGGAACCTACCTGCATTTTGCGGAGATGCGTCTTGTCCATGTCGTCAATCATCTCCGTCACTGCGGATTCGATGCGCTGGCGCTGCTGCTGGATCATTTTgctaaattattgaaaatttgtCTAAAACACGCGATTTCGTAATATCAAAATAAATGCCGGGAGACCCTCATATGGTTTTCCAACATTTCCGCGACACGCTGTTCAACACTTTTAAAGGGGGTCTCCTGCTTAtctttttaaaatgaaaatataaacgtataaatattaaaatatgtaGGTTATAAATTGactaaaaacataaataaatataactcTTATTAAATCTTATAACTGTTTTTTAAAAGACAATTGTTTTGAAGATATTTTCCAACATatgttttcttcttctttatTGGTGTTTTAGAACACTGTTTCCCCTGAATGGTCATTTGCTCCGGTTATTGTGaggatttttaaattaaaaccatGTCCATGCTGCACAAACTGAGCCGAACAGCGCTACAGGCGGTTTCTGCCACCAGCCGGCGAAGGAATCCGTTGCCAATCCGGCTGCTAAGTGGGGAGGAAGGAAAAACTGTCGCGCCGGTGGAGGAAGTTTCTGTAGGAAACCCGGCTGAGAGCAGCAAGGGAGGATTTGCTCGTGCCTTTGACAAGTACACTGCTCCTGCCACACCGGAGCTACCGCCGGAGGATAATCAGACGTTCGCCTCCCTCCTGCGCAATTCGAAGTTTGTGGATGTAAGTTAAGCTGAAGTATTCACTTTGTTTATGTAATAACTTTCTGGAATCCATCTCAGCTGGGCA
Coding sequences:
- the LOC6494836 gene encoding exocyst complex component 3, which produces MDLQQLEEEARQAALKDIQNMLQRPGQLEKVEQYRHRIARKKASVEALLKTGMQNQLDGVRVGLKQLETCMQDVKEVRKRMGEVERLLQGVPEVYDALEVVREENTKHSQYATAMENLKHIFNVDASVQKTMALIEDDKLLNAHQCLADLENSRDDLLYELHKQPKQHASDKITLKRHFEKVDTVSQELEKKLRLIISRTLNTLRKKPTIIVTALRIIEREEKNDQFALQQQKVTGFLPPGRPKAWRKMIMGVLQQSVVTRIEGSKLEERADNKMWLVRDLEILRQIILEDLRVVKSLCVPCFPPHYDIFGEYVKFYHEGLSSYLDNIVRSGLEGNEYVSMLAWVTHTYPGVELMAHPDLNVDVHKLIGPLLRPEHLKALEDEYLQNMQRNFQEWMTKAAETEKQEWFSEMVPDQDEHYYHTSAPVIIFQMIDQHLQVTNTIHQELTFKALVMSIQQVEIFGQTYLKNVIELKEHHFRNRDQIKYFTHYIITIVNNSQQMVELAQQMKQLYWPKSRTEHYEDFERLLGTFQRIRAHAASYLLEEAFLDMECHFNDLFTAKWLASNIAVDTICVTLEDYFQDYNHLRPNNFEMVINEAQKLLAKRYIRALLSKRLSKPRTEIEAITRKIKAEAKRFKLFFEKIAPKISLSDSPLDLISTLSALLSSDIELLVLDLHTLLGSYPSLNEDHLVRLFYVRNDVKAAEVREKVQDAMKSKKAMVSIAKQDCIFKEIVFNDKLW
- the LOC6495784 gene encoding ubiquitin-like modifier-activating enzyme ATG7, which produces MSLQEETILQFAPWESFVSPTFWHKLAEVKLDHDRLSDTKRSISGHYTNRNASGCLLEVDYTAYNRSAQPPKFSHAAVGTIYNKNTIEEFKALDKVALLADEGKELVADMRSGRVLGDPSLLARFFVLSFADLKCHSYYYWFAFPCPLTPTLKLQGGVQKLRDVPNSQKYTQALKALPAESQAFFILYVNEKENVCEARQLNSLDEKDVEHYYFGFADPSEYDHPAWLMRNYAAWLLNHCPTFVGKKLRFLGLRFNQKMQVDDSRIWEVIQTEGCDLADTMELKFVGWEANKNGKMGPRMVCMRDSMDPAKLAENSVNLNLKLMKWRLVPDLNLEIISQTKCLLFGAGTLGCAVARNLLSWGFKHITLMDNGKVGFSNPVRQNLYTHADAVAGNRMKATTAAERLREINPSAETVGHVLEIPMPGHTIGDSLRAQTEEHLNLIEKAVRDHDVVFLLTDSRESRWLPTLLGAAFKKVVINAALGFDSYLVMRHGSTRDDSGDGGQEIEGLKCIRGSQLGCYFCNDVTAPGNSLKDRTLDQQCTVTRPGVSNIAASYAVELLVALLQHPLRDQAPAYYAQSGKPEEADGKVPEGLLGILPHSVRGMLCNYENILPATQKFAQCIACSKPVLDAFRSDGHSFLFKTFETAKYLEDLTGISEFTRLNSEIIDFDDDEFDMSEEDED
- the LOC6494835 gene encoding 32 kDa beta-galactoside-binding lectin, which encodes MLTEYAGNLSHPLEFGHVLEIVAKTIDGAARFHINLCSAKTSVNPDADIGLRFSCYFRNDVIVRNAKVNGSWGEEETQVMDNITLPNPIVSGEFFMVYILACEDCFHISINSREFCKFRYRMPLGAIRALEIRDQIQVIKQVDHRTVFPNPWPAIHASDYFKAFSNDVPILFSPGHVLVITARCFENKKGQFIIKFMDSDTKREELHFSVRFDEKVVVRNSMDRNFQFGTEERHGGFPFVFNQQFKLALAFTEREVLTAVDGYNFFSFAWRTPNAMTNLVGFKVTSINGLVVQITGVDHLQTGDPTCSAFEKYSRHDYECV
- the LOC6495785 gene encoding cysteine dioxygenase type 1 isoform X2; the protein is MVNQSKPKMALSKIDSEIEQVDQEKYLRQATNYYQALEKPLKYGPVVETLPDLIAALHREFESNYVNIEMVNHLMLSYKSNEREWRKYAKFDRYSYTRNLVDAGNGKFNLLILCWGEGHGSSVHDHADSHCFMKMLKGDLREKRYEYPNRPGRTTARTHHPDGEIDSRELVEIGETPIAVNDVAYINDNLGLHRVENPSHSDTSVSLHLYCPPFDTCSVFQDNLKKSTAKVTFWSKYGVRTKLDEQ
- the LOC6495785 gene encoding cysteine dioxygenase type 1 isoform X1 — encoded protein: MALSKIDSEIEQVDQEKYLRQATNYYQALEKPLKYGPVVETLPDLIAALHREFESNYVNIEMVNHLMLSYKSNEREWRKYAKFDRYSYTRNLVDAGNGKFNLLILCWGEGHGSSVHDHADSHCFMKMLKGDLREKRYEYPNRPGRTTARTHHPDGEIDSRELVEIGETPIAVNDVAYINDNLGLHRVENPSHSDTSVSLHLYCPPFDTCSVFQDNLKKSTAKVTFWSKYGVRTKLDEQ
- the LOC6494834 gene encoding protein FAM136A, with translation MVEQQKKRLENAISDMIEDMYRSHLRRMQSRMHVCAARCCDDERGTLESVQNCIEKCAAPLMDAQDYLQHELGQFQNRLQNCVRDCNSDARSSLPNNPNDRDMSRSQHLFENCTGNCVDKYINLIPGLLKSIKQTLDRGAPRRSRSMGMDVES
- the LOC6494833 gene encoding protein FAM136A is translated as MIQQQRQRIESAVTEMIDDMDKTHLRKMQNEMHLCAAKCCQDGTSSVDSVQRCVDRCSAPMTRAQNYVQHELGEFQGRLQRCVMQCNDDVKVKMPANPNEDQIAKYTDQFERCAIQCVDKHVGLIPSMMKTMKQVLSKGPDGIPQV